A part of Gossypium hirsutum isolate 1008001.06 chromosome A07, Gossypium_hirsutum_v2.1, whole genome shotgun sequence genomic DNA contains:
- the LOC107953245 gene encoding ABC transporter F family member 4, with product MGKKKQEESGAAAKVKGGSKDVKKEKLSVSAMLASMDQKPEKQKKATSIKPKAKGPKVSSYTDGIDLPPSDEEEDEYPSGEEQTQSNRQERQSLKPLDTSISEKELKKREKKEMLATHAAELAKQEALKDDHDAFTVVIGSRASVLDGEDDADANVKDITIDNFSVSARGKELLKNASVKISHGKRYGLVGPNGMGKSTLLKLLAWRKIPVPKNIDVLLVEQEVVGDDRTTLQAVVSANEELIRLREEVAALQNSSASNGEDENDLNGDDAGERLAELYEKLQILGSDAAEAQASKILAGLGFTKAMQGRPTRSFSGGWRMRISLARALFVQPTLLLLDEPTNHLDLRAVLWLEEYLYRWKKTLVVVSHDRDFLNTVCTEIIHLHDMKLQFYRGNFDDFESGYEQRRKEMNKKFEIYEKQVKAAKRSGNRVQQEKVKDRAKFAAAKEAAKNKGKGKIDEDDRPAEAPKKWRDYSVEFHFPEPTELTPPLLQIMNVSFSYPNREDFRLSDVDLGIDMGTRVAIVGPNGAGKSTLLNLIAGDLVPTEGEVRRSQKLRIGRYSQHFVDLLTMEETPVQYLLRLHPDQEGLSKQEAVRAKLGKFGLPSHNHLTPIAKLSGGQKARVVFTSISMSKPHILLLDEPTNHLDMQSIDALADALDEFTGGVVLVSHDSRLISRVCEDEEKSQIWVVDNGTVNTFPGTFEDYKDELQREIRAEVDE from the coding sequence ATGGGAAAGAAAAAGCAAGAGGAGAGTGGTGCTGCCGCAAAAGTTAAGGGTGGCAGCAAAGATGTGAAGAAAGAGAAACTTTCTGTTTCAGCTATGCTTGCTAGCATGGACCAGAAACCCGAGAAACAAAAGAAGGCTACTTCTATTAAACCCAAGGCAAAGGGTCCAAAGGTTTCATCTTACACTGATGGGATTGATCTCCCACCATCAGATGAGGAGGAGGATGAGTACCCCTCCGGGGAAGAACAAACTCAGTCTAACAGACAAGAAAGGCAGAGCTTGAAGCCACTTGATACCTCCATAAGTGAAAAGGAATTGAAGAAGCGTGAGAAAAAGGAAATGCTTGCTACCCATGCTGCTGAGCTGGCAAAACAAGAGGCCCTTAAAGATGATCATGATGCTTTCACTGTGGTTATCGGTAGTCGGGCTTCTGTCCTTGATGGTGAGGATGATGCGGATGCTAATGTCAAAGATATAACCATAGACAATTTCTCTGTATCAGCTCGTGGGAAAGAACTTCTAAAGAATGCCTCCGTTAAGATATCCCACGGTAAAAGATATGGTTTGGTTGGACCAAATGGGATGGGGAAGTCTACCTTGTTAAAGCTTCTTGCTTGGAGAAAGATTCCAGTTCCAAAAAATATTGATGTGCTCTTGGTTGAACAGGAAGTGGTTGGTGATGATAGAACCACCCTTCAGGCTGTTGTTTCTGCGAATGAAGAGTTAATTAGGCTACGGGAAGAAGTTGCAGCTTTGCAAAATTCTTCTGCTTCTAATGGAGAGGATGAAAATGACCTCAATGGAGATGATGCAGGAGAAAGGCTCGCAGAACTGTATGAAAAGTTGCAGATTTTGGGTTCAGATGCTGCTGAAGCTCAGGCATCTAAGATTCTTGCTGGGTTGGGTTTCACCAAAGCAATGCAAGGTCGTCCGACACGATCATTTAGTGGTGGATGGAGGATGAGGATATCTTTGGCCAGGGCACTTTTTGTACAACCAACACTTCTGTTGTTGGATGAGCCCACTAACCATCTTGACCTTAGGGCTGTACTTTGGCTGGAGGAATATTTATATCGGTGGAAAAAAACATTGGTGGTTGTTTCTCATGATCGAGATTTTCTCAATACAGTTTGCACTGAAATTATTCATCTCCATGATATGAAGCTCCAGTTCTACCGTGGAAACTTTGATGACTTTGAATCAGGGTATGAGCAGCGTCGTAAAGAGATGAataagaagtttgaaatttatgaGAAGCAGGTAAAAGCTGCTAAAAGATCGGGGAATCGAGTTCAGCAGGAGAAGGTAAAAGATCGAGCTAAGTTTGCAGCAGCAAAAGAAGCAGCAAAGAACAAGGGAAAGGGCAAGATCGATGAAGATGATCGTCCAGCTGAGGCCCCGAAGAAGTGGAGGGATTACAGTGTGGAGTTCCACTTCCCCGAGCCTACGGAACTGACGCCGCCTCTTTTGCAGATAATGAATGTAAGCTTCAGTTATCCTAATCGGGAGGATTTCAGGCTCTCAGATGTTGATTTGGGTATTGATATGGGAACTCGGGTTGCCATTGTTGGGCCTAATGGAGCTGGTAAATCTACTCTCTTGAACCTTATTGCTGGTGATTTAGTTCCAACAGAGGGTGAAGTGCGAAGGAGTCAAAAGTTGAGGATTGGGAGGTATTCTCAACACTTTGTTGATCTACTAACAATGGAGGAGACACCTGTGCAGTATCTTCTTCGTCTTCATCCAGATCAAGAGGGACTCAGCAAGCAGGAGGCTGTTCGGGCCAAGTTGGGGAAATTTGGGCTTCCCAGCCATAATCACCTCACTCCAATTGCAAAATTATCTGGAGGCCAGAAAGCTCGAGTTGTTTTCACTTCAATTTCCATGTCAAAACCTCATATATTGTTATTGGATGAGCCCACAAACCATTTGGATATGCAAAGCATAGATGCCCTGGCTGATGCATTGGATGAGTTTACTGGTGGAGTTGTCCTCGTAAGTCACGACTCTAGGCTGATATCACGTGTCTGCGAGGATGAAGAGAAGAGTCAAATTTGGGTGGTAGATAATGGGACGGTGAACACTTTCCCTGGTACTTTCGAAGACTACAAAGACGAGCTCCAAAGAGAGATTAGAGCGGAGGTTGATGAATGA